CTGTACTGGTACTCGCCGAAGGGCATCTTCCACCTGGTCCCACCTTCCGGCCGCGGGTCCGGAGCAGAGGAGGGCCTCCGGGGACCGTGAGGCTGGAAGGTTTTCTGACGCGAAGTATAGCATGGACGTCCCACAGTTTTCCACTCTCTCCCACTTTCCTCCCACTTCTGTCCCACCCCAGGGCGAAAAAACAGGCGCCCGAACGTTCGGGCGCCTCCGGGACGAGGCGTAAGCCGGGTTCTGTTTTCCGCGGTCATCTCTCTGGGACCGGTGTCGCCACCGGCCTCAAGCGGCCCATCCCAGGGGTTCTGGCGGGCCGGGCAAGCCCTTCCCCTCTACCGGACCTTGCACCGGGTGGGGTTTGCCGTGCCCCGGCCTGTTGCCAGGCCAGGCGGTGGGCTCTTACCCCACCGTTTCACCCTTGCCCGCACCGGGGGAAGCCCCGGCCGCTGGCGGTCTCTTCTCTGTGGCACTTTCCGTCGGGTTACCCCGCCCAGGCGTTACCTGGCACCCTGCCCTATGGTGCCCGGACTTTCCTCACCCAAGGGGGTTGGCCCTTGGGCGCGACCGCGCCCTCGTCCCGGGCGACTTTATTTTAGCCAGCGTGTGGGTTAGGGTAAAGGGGTGCGAAGGCTTCCCGCTTGGTCGTGGCCATTGCTCTTGGCGTTTTTCGCCCTGGTGGGCCTGGGGCTTCTGGCGGTGCTTTGGGCGGTGGGGGTGTTGGCCCTTCTGGGCTTCGGAGCGCTCTCCCTTCTTAGGAGCGTCTGGCCCAGGCGGCGCTGGCGGAGGCTTCCCCCGGGGTGAGGAGGCCTTGCCCTTAGGGGTTCACCCCCTGTACACTGAAAGGTGGCTTGCGCACGGCCAAGACCGTGCGAAGAAGGAGGCGAACGTGAAGGAAGGCATCCATCCCAAGCTGGTTCCCGCCCGCATCATCTGCGGTTGCGGCAACGTCATTGAGACCTACTCCACCAAGCCCGAGATCTACGTGGAGGTCTGCTCCAAGTGCCACCCCTTCTACACGGGGCAACAGCGCTTCGTGGACACCGAGGGGCGGGTGGAGCGGTTCCAGCGGCGCTACGGCGACTCTTACCGCAAGGGGCGCTAGGCCCTCGGGTCTAGGGCGGGGGACGGCCCCGCCCGCTTTCCTTTAGGAGGCGGCGTGGATCGGGTGCTTCCCTTTCGCTTTGCGGAGGAGGAGGGGGTCTTCTGGCTTCTGGACCAGAGGCGCCTGCCCCAGGAGGAGGTTTACGTCCCGGTGCGCACCGCCCGGGAGATGGCCCAGGCCATCCGGGACATGGTGGTCCGGGGGGCGCCGGCCATCGGCGTCTCCGCCGCCTTCGGCATGGTCCTGGCCCACCTGGCGGGGGAGGACCTCGAGGAGGCGGACCGGAGGCTCAGGGCGAGCCGCCCCACGGCGGTGAACCTCTTCCACGCCCTGGACCGGATGCGCCCCTTTTGGGGGGACCTGGCGGGAAGCCTCCTCGAGGCGCGGCGCATCTGGCGGGAGGTGGAGGAAACGGAGGCGGCCATCAGCCGCCACGGCGCCCAGGTCCTCTGGGGCCAGGTCCTCACCCACTGCAACACGGGTCCCCTGGCCACGGGCGGCTACGGCACTGCCCTTGGGGCCATCGTGGAGGCCTACAGGCTTGGGCGGGTGCGGCACGTCTGGGTGGACGAGACCAGGCCCTACCTCCAAGGGGCCCGCCTTACCGCCTACGAGCTCCAGAAGGCGGGGGTACCCGCCACCCTGATCACCGACAGCATGGCGGGCTGGCTCATGGCCCGGGGGGCCGTGGACGCGGTGGTGGTGGGGGTGGACCGCATGGCCCTGAACGGGGACTTCGCCAACAAGGTGGGGACCTACGCCCTCGCCGTGCTGGCCCACCACCACGGGATCCCCTTCTACGCCGCCTTGCCCCTTTCCTCCGTGGACCCCCGGTTGGCGAGCGGGGAGGGGATCCCCATAGAGGAACGCTCCCCGGAGGAGGTGGTGGCCTTCCGCGGCGTACGGATCGCCCCCGAGGGGTTTCCCGCCTACCACCCCGCCTTTGACGTGACGCCCCACCGGTACCTCACGGGGATCATCACGGAGAAGGGGGTCCTCTACCCCCCCTTCGCCGAGGGGTTGCGGCGTGCCTTGGGGCTGGATTGAGGCCCTGCTGGGCCACGCCTGCCCGGGGTGCGGGGGGCCCTTGGACCTTCCCGCCCTCTGCGGGCGTTGCCGGGCGGGCCTCGAGGCCTTTTCCACGGGGGAGATGGTCTACCTGGGCCACTACGCCCGGGTGGGCCCCTTGGTGCGGGCGCTGAAGTACGGGAGGCGGGAGGCCTTGGCCCGGGCGCTGGCCGAGCCCCTGGCCCGGGCCGTGGCCGCGAGGGGGTGGCGGCTCCAGGGCGTCACGGCGGTGCCCACCCTGCCCCACCGGCTCGCCCTCAGGGGCTACAACCCGCCCGAGGTTTTGGCCCGGGCCCTCGCCGGGGCCCTAGGGGTGCCCTACCGCCCGGTGCTCTTCCGGAGGCGGTACACCCCGGGCCAGCCCACCCGGGGCTTCAAGGAGCGCCGCCTCCTCCCGGGCGACCTCTTCGGGGCCCGGGTGCGGGTGGAGGGGGCCTGGCTTTTGGTGGACGACGTCCTCACCAGCGGGGCCACCTTTCTCCGGGCCCGGGGAGCCCTCCTCGAGGCGGGGGCCGCCTACGTCTACGGGGCCTTCCTGGCGGTGCGGGACCCTGGGGCCTTGGGGCCTTACCGATAAGCCCCTGCGCTCCGGCCTCAGTAGTAGGCGCTCGGGTCCACGAAGCGGGTGGCGTCCCCCGTGCGGAGGGCCACGCGGAACTCCAGCTCGTTGGGCTGGATGAGGAGGCCCCCGCCCAGGTAGCCGATCACCTGGCCCCGGCGCACCCGGTCCCCCTCCTGCACCAAAGGGGCCTGCAGGTTGGTGTAGACGGTCGCCAGCTCTTCCGTATGGACCAGCATCACCGTGTAGCCCAGGTTGGGCAGGTACAAGACCCCGGCCACGTACCCGTCGGCGGCCGCCTGGACCGGGCTTCCCGGGGCGGGGGCGGCGATGACCTGGAAGGGGCCTTCCTTCCCGTAGGGGACGGCGATCCGTCCCCCGGGGACGGGGAAGGCGAGGCGGCCCACCGTGGCCGGAAGAGGGGGCGGCGGGACCACCACGCTGGCCTGGGCGGCCCGGCGGGCCTCCTCCTCCCGGCGCCGCCGTTCGGCCTCCTCCTGGAGGGCCTTTAGGCGTTGACGTTCCTCCAGGAGCCGCTTTTGCAGCTCGGCCAGGCGGCTTTGGAGCTGGGCCCGCTCCTCGAGGGCGTCCCGCAGCAGGGCCTTCTTGCCCGCCTCCTCCTGCCTGAGCTCGGCGAGGACCGCTTCAAGCCCCCGCCGCTTCGCTTCCAGCGCCCGCTGCGTCTCGGCAAGCTCCGCCTCCTTGGCCGTGAGGGACTGGACCAGAAGCTCCAGCCTCGCCTTCTCCTCCCTAAGGGCCTTCAGGGTGGCCTGGAGGGTCTTCACCAAGGCGGTGTCCTGGCGGGAGATGTACCCCACCCAGCGGGCCCGGACGGCGAGGTCGGTGAAGGACTCGGCCCTAAGCAAGGGAAGGTAGCGGCCTGCCCGCTCCCGGTGCAGGCTCACCATGAGGGCCTGGAGCCTTTCCCGCAGGGCCTCGAGGTCCTTCTCCAGCTTGGCGATCCGGGCCTCCGTTTGCCGCACCTCCTCCTCGAGGCGGTCCGCCTCTTGCTTGAGCCGCCGCCTTTCGGCCTCGAGGCGGGCGATCTCCTTTTCCAAGGCCGCCTTTTCCCCGAGGAGGTTCTTGAGCCTTTGGGAGATCTGGGCGAGCTCCCGGTTCAGCGCCTGGATGCGCTTCGCCGCCTCCTCCTCCAGGGCCCGGGCCCGGGCGGCCTGGGCCTCCAGGGCCTGGACGCGCCTTTCCTGGGCCACGAGGTCCTGGCCCCAGGCGGGGGCGAGGAGGAGGAGGACAAGGAGGAGGAGGCGGCCCACCTCACACCTCCCGCAGGTGGGCCCGGCTTGCGGCGAAAGCCCCGCCTGCGCCCAGGACGAGGGCCAGGAGGAGGACGAGGCCCGCCGTCCGCCCCAGGTCCTCGGGGGAGAGGACGGGGACGAAGGGCAGGAGGGTCTGGACCGCCTGGGCCAGGGCCCGGTAGAGGAAGGCCCCCACGGCCACGGCGAGAAGCCCCGCGCCCAAGGTGAGGAACGCTCCCTCCACGACGAAGGGGGCCTGGATGAACCGCCGGGTGGCGCCCACGAGGAGCATGATGCCCAGGGCCTCCCGCCGGCTCTCCACCGACAGGCGGATGGCGCCCATGACGCTGAAGAAGGTGTTGAGGAGGAGAAGCCCCACGAGGACCAGCATGGCCACGCGGCTACCCTGGAGGAGCTGGACGAGCCTTTCCGTGATCTCTCCCCCGTACTCCACCCCTTCCACCCCGGGGAGGCGGGCGAGGCGCGCCGCCACCCGCCGCACCGCCTCGGGTTCCCTAAGCCGCAGGCGCAGGGTGTCGGGCAGGGGGTTTTCCACCAGGTCCTTGGCCTCCGCCAGATAGGGGTAGTCCAGGACCAGCTGGGCCAGGGCCTCCTCCCTGGTCTGGAGCCGGGCAGAGGCCACCTCGGGCCACCCTTGGATCTCGGCGAGGAGGCCTTCCACGTCCGCCTTGGGGCCGAGGAAGGCGGCCACCTCCAGCTCCCGCTCCATGGTCTGGACCACCCGCTCCAGGTTCCAGAGGAGGAGCCCCAGGAAGTAGAGCAGGGTGAAGGAGACCAGGGCGGTGAAGAAGGTGGCGAGGCTTGCCGTGGGGTGGCGGAAGACCTGCTTTAGCCCCTCGCGGATGGCGTACACGCCCCCATCTTACGGGCTTTGCCTTAGAGCTCCTGAAAGTTCCGGGGAAAACGGGAGAGGAGCTCCACGCCGCTTTCGGTGAGGAGGACGAGCTCCTCAACCCGCACGCCGCCAAGCCCCGGCAGGTAGACCCCGGGTTCCACCGTCACCACCATGCCGGGCTCCAGGACGTCCTCGCCGTAGGGGGAGAGGCTCGGCCCCTCGTGGACGGCGAGGCCCACCCCGTGGCCCAAGGAGTGGACGAAGTAGCGGTCCAGCCCGTGGGCCTCCAGCACTTTTCGGGCCACCGCGTCCACCTCCTTGCCCGGCTTCCCGGGGGCTAAGGCGGCGAGGGCCGCCTCCAGGGCTTCCGCCACCGCCTCGTAGGCCCGGCGGAGTTCCTCCTTGGGCCTGCCGAGGGCGAAGGTGCGGGTCATGTCCGAGTGGTACCCCTCAAGCCGCGCCCCGAGGTCCAGGGTGACGAGCTCCCCTTCCTTAAGGCGCTTCTCCGAGGCCCGGGCGTGGGGCAGGGCCCCCCGCTCCCCGGAGGCCACGATGGGGGGGAAGGCCGCCCCTTCGGCCCCCCGCCTTTTGAGGAAGAACTCCACCTCCAGGGCGATCTCCCGCTCCTCCACCCCCGGCCTGAGGAGGGGGAGGACGTGGGCCAGGGCCTCCTCCGCCAGGGCCTGGGCCCTGCGGATCCTCTCCACCTCCTCCGGGGTCTTTCGGAGCCTGAGCCTTTCCACCACCCCCTTGGTGGGCACCCACTCGGCGGGGACGAGCTCCCTCAGGCGCTCTAGGGCGGCGTAGGGGAGGTGCTCGGCCTCAAAGCCCACCCGGCCCTTCAGGGTCTTGAGGAGGGCCTCCCGTTCCTCCCGCTTGAGGACCTTGGCGGGGATGCGGCTTTCCCTTTCGGCCTCCGGGTAGCGGGGGTCGGTGAGGAGGAAAGCCCCTTCCCCCGTGATCAGGACCTGGGCGTCCTCGGGGTGGGGGAAGCCCGAAAGGTAGCGGACGTTCTCCGGCCGGGTGACGAGGAGGGCGTCAAGCCCGAGGGGCTCTAGGAGGTCCTTCGGCAACACGGGGGCACTATACCCCAAGGCCCCTCCCCCCGGTAAAGCTTAGGGAGGCCTTTGCGGGGTCCCCATGCTGGCTTGCGCCAGCATCGGGGGGTTCACTCCGCCCGGGCCAGGTGGAAGACCGCCTTGCCCTCCTCGTCCTCCACCCGGGCCTCAAACCCGCCGAAGAGGCCCTCCCCGAAGGCGGTGGCCAACACCTCCTCGGCGATCCAGGACCCGTGCCGCTTCAGGGCCTCGAGGTAGGGGCCCTCCGCCTCGTAGCCCACCCGGATCCGGTCCGAGACCCTGAGGCCCATGTCTTTGCGGGCTTGCTGCAGGAGGCGGATGAGGTCGCGGGCGAGGCCCTCCATGCGGAGGGCTTCCGTGACCTCCACCTTGAGGGCGGCCACGTACCCGTCCTTCTCCAGGGCCTGGTAGCCCTTGGGGGCCTCGGCCTCGAGGAGGACCTCCTCCGGGAGGAGGGTGAGGGCCTCGCCCTCCACCTCCAGGGGGATGGCCTCGCCCTTAAGCGCCAAGGCGGCGGCGCGCTCCCTTTCCCTCTGCAGGGCCTCCCGGATCTTGGGGACGAGCTTGCCGTACTTCCTCCCCAGGAGCTTGAGGTTGGGCAGGACCCTGTAGGAGAGGATCTCCTCCCCGGGTTCCAGGACCCGGACCTCCTTGACGTTGAGCTCCTCGGCGATCTCGTGGGCGAAGCGCTTCAACCCCTCCCGCTCTAAGGGGGTGGGGGCGGTGACGAGGAGGAGGGGAAGGGGGGTGCGGGTCTTGACCCCGCTTTTCGCCCGGGCCGCCCGGGCCAGGTCCACCACCTTGAGCACCGCCCGCATCTGGGCCACCAGGGCCTCGTCGGCCAGGGCCGGGTCGGCCTCGGGCCAGTCGGCGAGGTGGACGCTCTCCTTGGCCTCGGGCCGGACGCTCCGCACCAGGTTCTGCCACAGGACCTCGGCGAGAAAGGGGGTGAAGGGGGCGGCGAGGGTGGCCACCAGGACGAGGGCCTCGTAGAGGGTGGCGTAGGCCGCCTCCCGGTCTAAGGCGTCCTCGTTCTTCCAGAAGCGGCGCCGGTTCCTGCGGACGTACCACTGGGAGAGGTCCTCCACCACGAAGTCCCTCAGGGCGCGGGCGCTCGTGGTGGGGTCGTAGGCCTCGAGGGCCTCCGTCACCCTCTGGATGAGGTCCTGCATGCGGGCGAGGAGCCAGCGGTCCATCTCGGGCCGCTTCTCGGGGGGAGGGGGGTTCTTGAGGTCGGGCCGGTCCAGGTTGGCGTAGGTCACGAAGAAGCTGTAGACGTTCCAGAGGGTGAGGAAGTAGTCCCGCACCGTTTCCCGAACCAGGTTGGGCCCGAAGCGCCGGTCGGCCTCGGGAGGCGCGGAGACGTAGATGTACCACCTGAGGGCATCCGCCCCGAACTCCCGGATGATGTCCCAGGGGTCCACCACGTTCCCCTTGGACTTGGACATCTTCTGCCCCTTTTCGTCCAGGATGAGGCCGTGGCAGATCACGTTCTTGAAGGCGATGGAGCCGAAGAGCATCACCCCGAGCTGGTGGAGGGAGTTGAACCAGCCCCGGGTCTGGTCAATCCCCTCGGCGATGAAGTCCGCGGGGAAGCTCTCCCGGAACGCCTCTTGGTGCTCAAAGGGGTAGTGCAAGGCGGCGAAGGGCATGGCCCCGGAGTCGTACCAGACGTCAATGACGTAGGGGACGCGGCGCATGGTCCCGCCGCATTCACAGGCGAGCTCCACCTGGTCCACGTAGGGGCGGTGGGGGTCAAAGGGCTCGGGGAGGGGCTTCGTGGCCCTTTCCCTTAGCTCCTGGAAGCTCCCGATGGCCTCCTCCTTGCCGCACGCCTGGCAGACCCAGATGGGGAGGGGTGTCCCCCAGTAGCGGTTGCGGCTTAAGGCCCAGTCCACGAGGTTCTTGAGCCACTCCCCGTAGCGGCCCTCCTTGATGTGGGGGGGCACCCAGTGGATCTCCTGGTTCTTGCGGATGAGCTCGTCCTTGAAGAGGGTGTTTTTGATGAACCAGCTCTCCGTGGCGTAGTACATGAGGGGGGTGGAGCACCGCCAGCAGTGGGGGTAGCTGTGGAGGTAGCTTTCCTCCTTGAAGAGGAGGCCCCGCCCCCTCAGGTCCCTTAGGATCGCCCGGTTGGCCTCGCGGAAGAAGAGGCCCTTAAACGGCTCCACGAGGAGCTTCCCCTCCTCGTCCACGGTCTTCAGAAGGGGAAGCCCGTAGACCCTCGCCGTCTCCAGGTCCTCGGCGCCGAAGGCGGGGGCCTGGTGGACGATGCCCGTCCCGTCCTCTTGGCTCACGTAGTCGGCAAGGACCACGAAGTAGCCCTTCTCCAGGGCCTGGGGGTAGGGGGGGGTGTAGGGAAGGCCTTCCAGGGCCTTGCCCGGGAAGGTGTTGAGGACCGGGGTTTCCTCGCCCAAAAGCTTCCTCCCCAGCCCCTCCTCCAGGATCAGGGCCTCGTCTCCCACCTGGAAGGCGGCGTAGGTGTATTCCGGGTGGACCGCCGCGGCCACGTTCCCGGGCAGGGTCCAGGGGGTGGTGGTCCAGATGAGGAGGCTCGCCTCCTTAAGGCCCAGCCGTTCGGGGGTCTTCAAGGGGAAGCGGACGTAGACCGAGGGGTCTTGGATCTCCTTGTAGCCCAGGGCGACCTCGTGGGAGGAGAGGGGGGTGCCGCAGCGGGGGCAGTAGGGCACCACCTTGTGGTCCCGGTAGAGGAGGCCCCGGTCAAAGAGGTTCTTCAGGCTCCACCAGATGCTCTCAATGTAGGTGGGTTCCAAGGTGGCGTAGGCGTTCTCCAGGTCCACCCAGTAGGCGATGCGCTCGGTAAAGGCCTCCCACTCCTTCTCGTAGGTGAAGACGGACTCGCGGCAGGCCTGGTTGAAGCGCCCGATGCCGTAGGCCTCAATCTCCCGCTTGCTCTTGAGGCCGAGCTTCTTCTCCACCTCCAGCTCCACGGGAAGCCCGTGGGTGTCCCAGCCCGCCCTCCGGGGCGCGTAGTAGCCCCGCATGGTCTTGTAGCGGGGGAAGAGGTCCTTGTAGCTCCGGGCCTGGGCGTGGCCCACGTGGGGGAGGCCGTTGGCGGTGGGAGGGCCCTCGTAGACGGTGTAGCGGGGACCGCCTTTGCGGTTTTCCACGCTCTTTTGGAAGATCTTTTCCCGCTTCCAGAAGGCCAAGACCTCCTCTTCCAGCTTGGGAAAGTTGGGCTCGCCGACCTCCTTGAACATCTCCCACCTCCTAGCAAAACGCCCGCGCCCGAAGGCGCGGACGAAAGCCACGAAAGGCTTCCGCGGTACCACCGCGCTTCCTGGGGAAGCCCCCAGGCCCTCGTTGGGGCGCGATCACGGGCGCCACCCGGCGGGCATTACTCGGGGCCTTGGGCCCCTTTCCTCCCGCGGCTCCGGGGCGATCTTCCCGCCTGCCCTCACCGCCGGGCTCCCACCCTCCCCGGCTCGCTTGGGGCTCTTGGGCAGGGGTACTCTCCCCATCCTCGCCTTTACACCGCCTGCTTTCTGGGGTAAAATCCCCCGTCGGCGGCTAAGCCCATGCTAGCAGCCCATGCCCTGGCTTGACAACGCCCGCCCGGGGCCTGCTAGACTGAGGCCAAGCCGAAACCTTCCCACGCCACAAGGAGCCGGTCATGGAGCTTTACTTGGACACCGCGAGCTTGGAGGAGATACGGGAGATCGCCGCTTGGGGGGTGCTCTCCGGGGTGACCACCAACCCCACCTTGGTGGCCAAGGCCTTCGCCGCCAAGGGGGAGGCCCTGACCGAGGAGGCCTTCGCCGCCCACCTACGGGCGATCTGCGAAACGGTGGGCGGCCCGGTTTCGGCGGAGGTGACGGCCCTCGAGGCCCCCGCCATGGCGGCGGAGGGCAGGCGGCTTGCCGCCATCCACCCCAATATCGTGGTCAAGCTCCCCACCACCGAGGAAGGCCTCAAGGCCTGCAAACGGCTTGCCGCCGAGGGGATCAAGGTCAACATGACCCTGATCTTCTCCGCCAACCAGGCCCTCCTCGCCGCCCGGGCTGGGGCCAGCTACGTGAGCCCCTTCCTGGGGCGGGTGGACGACATCTCCTGGGACGGGGGGGGGCTTCTTCGGGAGATCGTGGAGATGATCCAGGTCCAGGACCTTCCCGTCAAGGTCATCGCCGCCTCCATCCGCCACCCCCGGCACGTCACCGAGGCCGCCCTTCTGGGGGCGGACATCGCCACCATGCCCTACGCTGTTTTCAAGCAGCTCTTGAAGCACCCCCTCACGGACATCGGCCTTAAGCGTTTCTTGGAAGACTGGGAGAAGGTGAAGCCATGAGGAGGAAGGAAACCCTTCAGGAAACCCCCCTCACCTACCAGGAGCTCGCCAGCAAGATCCTGCCCGAGCTCCACCTCCTGGCCCAGGAGGCGGGCATTGAAGGCTACAAGCGCATGAAGAAGGACCAGCTCATCATGGCCCTCCTGGAGCGGCAGACCCAGGGAGAGGGGCTGAGGCTGGTCAAGGGCTACCTGGAGATCAGCCAGGACGGGTACGGCTTCCTCACCGAGAACCTCCACAACCTGGAGTCCCGGGTGGCCATCGTCTCGGCGGGGCTCATCAAGCAGTACGCCCTGAGGGCCGGGGACTACGTGGTGGGCCAGGCCAGGCCGCCCCGGGAGAACGAGCGCTACGCCACCCTCCTCAAGGTGGAGGCGGTGAACAACCTGGACCCCGAGGCCGCCAAGAGCCGCCCCCGCTTTGACGAGCTCATCCCCCAGTTCCCCGACCGGCAGATCCGGCTGGAAACCACCCCGGACGAGCTCTCCACCCGGGTCATTGACCTCCTCGCCCCCATCGGCCGGGGCCAGCGCGGCCTCATCGTGGCCCCCCCCAAGGCGGGGAAGACCACCCTCCTCAAGAAGATCGCCAACGCCGTCCTCAAGAACGAGCCCGACATCAAGGTCATCGTCCTCCTCATTGACGAGCGCCCCGAGGAGGTCACGGACTTCCGGGAAAGCGTCCAGGGGGCCGAGGTCATCGCCAGCACCTTTGACGAGCCGCCCCAGAACCACATCCGGGTGGCCGAGTTCGTCCACGAGCGGGCCAAGCGCATCGTGGAGGAGGGGGGGCACGTGATGATCCTCCTGGACTCCATCACCCGCCTGGCCCGGGCGAACAACCTGGTGACCCCGCCCACGGGGCGCACCCTCTCGGGCGGCCTGGACTCCGCCGCCCTCTACTTCCCCAAGCGCTTCCTGGGGGCGGCCCGGAACATCCGTGGGGGCGGGAGCCTCACCATCCTCGCCACCGCCCTCGTGGAGACGGGTAGCCGCATGGACGACGTGATCTTTGAGGAGTTCAAGGGGACGGGCAACATGGAGCTCCACCTCTCCCGCCGCCTGGAGGAGCGGCGCATCTTCCCCGCCATTGACATCCTCAAGTCCGGCACGAGGCGGGAGGAGTTGCTTCTCGGCGAGGAGGTTACCCACAAGATGTGGCTCCTGCGCAAGGTCCTGGCAGACATGGACCCCGCGGAGGCCATGGAGATGCTCCTCGCCCGGCTCGCCCGCACCAAGAACAACAAGGAGTTCCTGGCCTCCCTGGCTGCCCGCTGACCCCTTTGGGTTTCCGCGGAAACCCTCTGCCGGGGCCTCCCTGGGGGCTTGGGCTCCCGGCGGGTGGTATGCTAAGGCCAGGTGCTTCGGCACCTCCTTCGGGGCGGGGTGGAAGTCCCCACCGGCGGTGAAAGCCCGCGAAGCCCCTAAAGGGGCCCGACCCGGTGGAATTCCGGGGCCGACGGTGAAAGTCCGGATGGGAGAAGGAGGGCCACTTGCGCGACCTGGACGAGCGCTTTCTGCGAAGAGCCTTGCAGCTGGCCGAGCGCGCCCGGGGCCACACGAGCCCGAACCCCCTGGTGGGGGCGGTGCTGGTAAAGGAGGGGCGGATCGTGGGGGAGGGGTTCCACCCCCGGGCGGGGGAGCCCCACGCCGAGGTCTTCGCCCTCCGGCAGGCGGGGGAGGAGGCCCGGGGGGCCACGGCCTACGTGACCCTCGAGCCCTGCGACCACCATGGCCGCACCCCGCCCTGCTCCTTAGCCCTCCTCCAGGCGGGGGTTTCCCGGGTGGTGGTGGCGGCCCGGGAGGAAAACCCCGTGGCCAAGGGGGGGCTTGAGCGCCTGCGGGCGGGGGGGGTCCAGGTGGAGGCGGGCCTTTTGGAGGCCGAGGCCCGGGCCCAGAACGAGGTCTTCTTCGCCGTGCAGAGAAAGGGCCTTCCCTTCGTCCTCCTCAAGGCGGCCCTCACCCTGGACGGGAAGGTGGCCGCCCCTTCGGGGGACGCCCGCTGGATCTCCTCGGAGGCGAGCCGCCGCGTGGCCCACGCCTACCGGCAGTGGCTTCCCGCCGTGATGGTGGGGGTGGGGACCGTCCTAAAGGACGACCCCGCCCTCACCGTGCGGGAGCCCGACTTCCGCCCCTTCCCCCTCATGGTGGAGCCCCCGCCCCTCCGCGACCCCCTCAAGGTGGTCCTGGACACCGAGGCCCGCACCCCCCCCACGGCCCGCCTTTTCCGGAAGGGCCCCAGGGGCGAGCCCGCCCGGGTTCTGGTCTTCGTGGGGGAGGGGGCCCCGAGGGCGCGGGTTTCGGTCCTGGAGGAGGCGGGGGCCCGGGTGGTGGCCCTTCCCCGGGAGGGGGGGCGGGTGGACCTGCAAAAGGCCCTCGCCTTCCTCCTGGAGGAGGGGGTGGACGGGGTGCTCCTGGAGGGAGGGCCGGGGCTTGCCGGGGCCTTTCTGGAAAGGGGCCTGGTGGACAAGCTCGCCCTCTTCCTCGCCCCCAAGCTCCTGGGGGAGGGGAGGGGGCTTGCCGAGGGCTTTAGGGTGGAGCGGATGGCGGAGGCCCTCCGCCTGCGCCTTGCCCGCAGGGAGTGGTTGGGGGAGGACCTCTGGCTCGAGGCCTACCCGGAGGGATAGATGTTCACGGGACTCGTGGAGGAAACGGGGGAGATCCTGAAGGTGGAGGAAGGGCCCTTCCTCCGGGTTCATATCGCCGCCCGGAGGGTGCTGGAGGACCTCAAGGTGGGGGACTCCGTGGCCGTGGACGGGGCCTGCCTCACCGCGGTGGCGGTGGAGGAGGGGGGGTTTTGGGTGGAGCTCGCCCAGGAGACCCTGCGCCGCACCGCCCCCACCTGGCGGGTGGGGCACAGGCCCAACTTGGAGCGGGCCCTGAAGGTGGGGGACAGGCTTGGGGGGCACTTCGTCACCGGGCACGTGGACGGGGTGGCGAGGCTTTTGGAGGTGCGGGAGGCCCCGGGGGCCAAGGACTTCTACTTCCTCCCCCCCAAGGGGCTCGCCCCCTACATCGCCGAGAAGGGGAGCGTGGCCCTGAACGGGGTCTCCCTCACGGTGGCGGGGCTTGCGGGGGAGGCCTTCTGGGTCACCCTCATTCCCCACACCCTCGAGGTGACCAACCTGGGGAGGCTTCGCGTGGGGGATGGGGTGAACCTCGAGGTGGACCTCATCGCCCGTTACGTGGCGCGGCTTTTGGGGAGAGCGTGATGGAAGGCATCGCCAGCGTCAAGGAACTCCTGGAGGAGCTCAAGGCGGGCCGCCCCGTGATCCTGGTGGACGACGAGGACCGGGAGAACGAGGGCGACCTCATCATGGCGGCGGAGCACGTGACCCCGGAGTGGGTGAACTT
This region of Thermus thermophilus genomic DNA includes:
- the ileS gene encoding isoleucine--tRNA ligase, which gives rise to MFKEVGEPNFPKLEEEVLAFWKREKIFQKSVENRKGGPRYTVYEGPPTANGLPHVGHAQARSYKDLFPRYKTMRGYYAPRRAGWDTHGLPVELEVEKKLGLKSKREIEAYGIGRFNQACRESVFTYEKEWEAFTERIAYWVDLENAYATLEPTYIESIWWSLKNLFDRGLLYRDHKVVPYCPRCGTPLSSHEVALGYKEIQDPSVYVRFPLKTPERLGLKEASLLIWTTTPWTLPGNVAAAVHPEYTYAAFQVGDEALILEEGLGRKLLGEETPVLNTFPGKALEGLPYTPPYPQALEKGYFVVLADYVSQEDGTGIVHQAPAFGAEDLETARVYGLPLLKTVDEEGKLLVEPFKGLFFREANRAILRDLRGRGLLFKEESYLHSYPHCWRCSTPLMYYATESWFIKNTLFKDELIRKNQEIHWVPPHIKEGRYGEWLKNLVDWALSRNRYWGTPLPIWVCQACGKEEAIGSFQELRERATKPLPEPFDPHRPYVDQVELACECGGTMRRVPYVIDVWYDSGAMPFAALHYPFEHQEAFRESFPADFIAEGIDQTRGWFNSLHQLGVMLFGSIAFKNVICHGLILDEKGQKMSKSKGNVVDPWDIIREFGADALRWYIYVSAPPEADRRFGPNLVRETVRDYFLTLWNVYSFFVTYANLDRPDLKNPPPPEKRPEMDRWLLARMQDLIQRVTEALEAYDPTTSARALRDFVVEDLSQWYVRRNRRRFWKNEDALDREAAYATLYEALVLVATLAAPFTPFLAEVLWQNLVRSVRPEAKESVHLADWPEADPALADEALVAQMRAVLKVVDLARAARAKSGVKTRTPLPLLLVTAPTPLEREGLKRFAHEIAEELNVKEVRVLEPGEEILSYRVLPNLKLLGRKYGKLVPKIREALQRERERAAALALKGEAIPLEVEGEALTLLPEEVLLEAEAPKGYQALEKDGYVAALKVEVTEALRMEGLARDLIRLLQQARKDMGLRVSDRIRVGYEAEGPYLEALKRHGSWIAEEVLATAFGEGLFGGFEARVEDEEGKAVFHLARAE
- the fsa gene encoding fructose-6-phosphate aldolase, with product MELYLDTASLEEIREIAAWGVLSGVTTNPTLVAKAFAAKGEALTEEAFAAHLRAICETVGGPVSAEVTALEAPAMAAEGRRLAAIHPNIVVKLPTTEEGLKACKRLAAEGIKVNMTLIFSANQALLAARAGASYVSPFLGRVDDISWDGGGLLREIVEMIQVQDLPVKVIAASIRHPRHVTEAALLGADIATMPYAVFKQLLKHPLTDIGLKRFLEDWEKVKP
- the rho gene encoding transcription termination factor Rho, with protein sequence MRRKETLQETPLTYQELASKILPELHLLAQEAGIEGYKRMKKDQLIMALLERQTQGEGLRLVKGYLEISQDGYGFLTENLHNLESRVAIVSAGLIKQYALRAGDYVVGQARPPRENERYATLLKVEAVNNLDPEAAKSRPRFDELIPQFPDRQIRLETTPDELSTRVIDLLAPIGRGQRGLIVAPPKAGKTTLLKKIANAVLKNEPDIKVIVLLIDERPEEVTDFRESVQGAEVIASTFDEPPQNHIRVAEFVHERAKRIVEEGGHVMILLDSITRLARANNLVTPPTGRTLSGGLDSAALYFPKRFLGAARNIRGGGSLTILATALVETGSRMDDVIFEEFKGTGNMELHLSRRLEERRIFPAIDILKSGTRREELLLGEEVTHKMWLLRKVLADMDPAEAMEMLLARLARTKNNKEFLASLAAR
- the ribD gene encoding bifunctional diaminohydroxyphosphoribosylaminopyrimidine deaminase/5-amino-6-(5-phosphoribosylamino)uracil reductase RibD produces the protein MRDLDERFLRRALQLAERARGHTSPNPLVGAVLVKEGRIVGEGFHPRAGEPHAEVFALRQAGEEARGATAYVTLEPCDHHGRTPPCSLALLQAGVSRVVVAAREENPVAKGGLERLRAGGVQVEAGLLEAEARAQNEVFFAVQRKGLPFVLLKAALTLDGKVAAPSGDARWISSEASRRVAHAYRQWLPAVMVGVGTVLKDDPALTVREPDFRPFPLMVEPPPLRDPLKVVLDTEARTPPTARLFRKGPRGEPARVLVFVGEGAPRARVSVLEEAGARVVALPREGGRVDLQKALAFLLEEGVDGVLLEGGPGLAGAFLERGLVDKLALFLAPKLLGEGRGLAEGFRVERMAEALRLRLARREWLGEDLWLEAYPEG